One region of Roseovarius faecimaris genomic DNA includes:
- a CDS encoding primase-helicase family protein, giving the protein MAQTKADERGLKALRQLLPSGDIELTAIQCDREQPMARIRLRDSDSNRTAVAVWIAAKNAAGFNIYFTSAAVPTPPVKPKPRKDHCSHARALHIDLDPPPELSPDEYDGWRKEAAEKIIEFEYNAPTLLCSSGNGLQAFYRLSEPVPINAADEIDRLEDVNRGLGVVIGEAIGSEFDEGTQNADRLMRVPYTTNWPDQRKRDRGRVPTQATVLSVRPDRQIDYANTRTFENQGRARRYTRKIDKDRARARLDMPGDASKVTLVRSLAELGLPGLTEPNNPLAQAILSCAPISKEPQMWKDRDIPDRSRVVYSVCCALARKGVAVDKIAGVIRNPDFGISAIAMELEVDKGAEAADRYAQAEALNGYAEAMAEAAEIAEMPDPPIWDPEKALIWMRARHPIIQAGSGSGPQYLTYLHERLGETDRTRIVYDSLGALKSAYEHKQVQIGEDPKSGEPVKVDLGTLYRRDPGRKQYLSTGFEPGAPAVLSGNRMNLYRGWPIDPEDRPIPLLERHVLDVLAKGRESHAEYIWRWMAYSVQKLAQPQGVALVFKGGKRTGKGTLARTWVGLYGQHGLHTSNKQHLSGKFNAHLRDCLGLFADETFENGDKQGAATQRVLLTEPTLMFERKGVDTESGPNYLKVMMASNEEWVVPNTSDEERYAIFEVSDAFKNDAAYFGPLYAEMREDGGRGLLCKLLKMSLGDWQPWHDIPRTEARGAQIRATLDPYDQWIAMVLESGEIPMAVPDEGGWTENTRPKGRGPWGDGLWETAQGQFPPLRRDCSYDGFSKRLSRYFGKARGSGRGAQLAGVDFGVNLEGSRDKFRAAHPGYEFPAEPRQWIWIERETEDAETIEAAKQVGVPF; this is encoded by the coding sequence ATGGCGCAGACGAAAGCAGACGAAAGGGGGCTGAAAGCCCTCCGGCAGTTGCTCCCCTCCGGCGACATTGAGCTGACAGCGATCCAGTGCGATCGCGAGCAACCGATGGCTCGTATCCGCTTGCGGGACAGCGACAGCAATCGGACCGCCGTAGCGGTATGGATCGCGGCGAAGAATGCTGCAGGATTCAACATCTACTTCACCTCTGCAGCGGTGCCCACGCCGCCGGTGAAACCCAAACCTAGGAAGGACCACTGCTCCCACGCACGGGCCCTCCACATTGATCTCGACCCGCCGCCTGAGCTTAGCCCGGATGAATATGACGGATGGCGGAAGGAGGCGGCAGAGAAGATCATTGAATTCGAATACAACGCGCCCACGCTTTTGTGCTCTTCCGGCAACGGCCTGCAGGCGTTCTATCGCCTTTCCGAGCCGGTCCCTATCAATGCCGCCGATGAAATTGACCGCTTGGAAGACGTAAACCGAGGGCTCGGCGTTGTAATCGGCGAAGCCATCGGCTCCGAATTTGACGAAGGCACGCAAAACGCTGACCGGCTCATGCGGGTGCCGTACACCACGAACTGGCCGGATCAGCGAAAACGCGACCGAGGGCGGGTCCCGACGCAGGCGACCGTGCTCAGCGTCCGCCCGGATCGACAGATCGACTACGCAAACACCCGAACCTTCGAAAACCAAGGGCGCGCCCGCCGCTACACCCGGAAGATCGACAAAGACCGCGCGCGTGCGCGCCTCGACATGCCCGGCGACGCCTCGAAGGTCACGCTGGTTCGCTCGCTCGCCGAGCTAGGCCTGCCCGGCCTGACCGAGCCGAACAATCCGCTGGCGCAGGCGATCCTGTCCTGTGCGCCGATCAGCAAAGAGCCTCAGATGTGGAAGGATCGTGACATTCCGGACCGCTCGCGGGTCGTCTATTCGGTGTGCTGCGCGCTCGCCCGAAAAGGGGTGGCGGTGGACAAGATCGCAGGCGTGATCCGCAATCCCGACTTCGGCATCTCAGCCATCGCGATGGAGCTGGAGGTGGACAAGGGTGCCGAGGCGGCAGACCGCTACGCTCAGGCCGAGGCGCTAAACGGCTATGCCGAGGCTATGGCCGAGGCGGCGGAGATCGCCGAGATGCCTGACCCGCCGATCTGGGACCCGGAAAAGGCGCTGATCTGGATGCGCGCCAGGCACCCAATTATTCAGGCCGGGTCCGGCTCGGGGCCGCAATATCTCACCTACCTGCACGAGCGGCTCGGCGAGACCGACCGCACGCGGATCGTCTATGACAGCCTCGGTGCGCTCAAGTCGGCCTATGAGCATAAGCAGGTGCAGATCGGCGAGGACCCGAAGTCGGGCGAGCCCGTAAAAGTCGACCTCGGCACGCTCTACCGGCGCGATCCGGGTCGCAAGCAATACCTGTCTACGGGCTTTGAGCCCGGTGCCCCGGCGGTGCTCTCCGGCAATCGGATGAACCTGTATCGCGGCTGGCCGATTGACCCCGAGGACCGGCCTATCCCGCTGCTGGAACGCCACGTGCTCGACGTGCTCGCCAAAGGGCGCGAGAGCCACGCTGAATACATCTGGCGATGGATGGCCTATTCTGTTCAGAAGCTCGCCCAGCCGCAGGGCGTCGCGCTGGTCTTCAAAGGCGGCAAGCGGACCGGGAAGGGCACCCTCGCCCGCACCTGGGTCGGCCTCTACGGCCAGCACGGGCTGCATACGTCGAACAAGCAGCACCTGTCCGGCAAGTTCAACGCGCATCTCCGCGACTGCCTCGGGCTGTTCGCCGACGAGACCTTCGAGAATGGCGACAAGCAGGGCGCGGCAACGCAGCGGGTGCTGCTGACCGAGCCGACCCTGATGTTCGAACGCAAGGGCGTCGATACCGAGAGCGGGCCGAACTACCTGAAGGTCATGATGGCGTCAAACGAGGAATGGGTTGTCCCCAACACCTCGGACGAAGAACGCTATGCCATCTTCGAGGTGTCCGACGCCTTCAAGAACGATGCCGCCTATTTCGGCCCCCTTTATGCCGAGATGAGAGAGGACGGCGGGCGCGGCCTGCTCTGCAAGCTGTTGAAGATGTCGCTCGGCGATTGGCAGCCGTGGCACGACATTCCCCGGACCGAGGCGCGCGGCGCGCAGATCAGGGCCACCCTTGATCCCTATGACCAGTGGATCGCGATGGTGCTCGAAAGCGGGGAAATCCCGATGGCCGTGCCTGATGAAGGCGGCTGGACCGAAAACACGCGACCGAAGGGGCGCGGACCGTGGGGCGACGGGCTCTGGGAGACCGCACAAGGTCAATTCCCGCCCCTGCGCCGCGATTGCAGCTATGACGGTTTCTCGAAGCGCCTGAGCAGATATTTCGGCAAGGCGCGGGGATCGGGCCGGGGTGCGCAGCTGGCGGGCGTCGATTTCGGCGTGAATCTCGAAGGATCGCGCGACAAGTTCCGCGCCGCGCATCCCGGCTATGAGTTCCCGGCAGAGCCTCGGCAATGGATCTGGATCGAGCGCGAAACCGAAGATGCCGAGACGATCGAGGCTGCGAAACAGGTGGGGGTGCCATTCTGA
- a CDS encoding helix-turn-helix transcriptional regulator yields the protein MSDAPRIEKLIEDTVKRTVVSLIENPECFVQPEWLTSAQAASYLGLTDKGMEEMRRAGRGPQFSRPSHRVLRYRKADLDAYLEAHLIAPGG from the coding sequence GTGTCAGACGCTCCAAGAATTGAAAAACTGATCGAGGACACCGTCAAACGGACGGTCGTATCGCTTATCGAGAATCCGGAATGCTTCGTGCAACCCGAGTGGCTCACGTCAGCACAGGCGGCGTCATATCTTGGCCTGACCGACAAGGGCATGGAGGAGATGCGCCGCGCAGGTCGTGGGCCACAGTTCTCGCGTCCGTCGCATCGGGTTCTGAGATATCGCAAGGCTGACCTCGACGCCTATCTCGAAGCCCACCTGATCGCTCCCGGGGGGTGA
- a CDS encoding tyrosine-type recombinase/integrase, producing the protein MNKKLNMQTLARLEPAQTGQYIVRDDKLPGFFAVVGKKAITFTVQVDVRKADGRRGTRKLALGRYPEMTAEEARRLAAAAKVDILRAEPMRSGRPSYTLGSGWAALRELMVAKVEAGERSPWTLENYDRAFAHVRDWADKPLAELSDRSDLVQARFRAISRGDTIESNLKGGKGTANLVAGFIGRVYRYVRDSGLQKDLPGYIPSLAVKEEVHRLPRRKRALSAKDLPGWYAQLRALPNPVRQEFHLFNLLTGSRQTQLKELRWEDVDFEAGTVHFPKPKGGTERAYTIPMSDAMADCLRRAKAAGEMLNPRSAHEWVFPSDPSRSNGRADGGDPSPHMVEHKEERDKLSHWGSDLRRTYKTLSKEAGMPEFIADLFQNHAQGGVSRGYNVREAMGGDFLADMQEKMSAFLMERLTDAPFMPGESQQENFVKNVEK; encoded by the coding sequence ATGAACAAGAAGCTTAACATGCAGACGCTCGCTCGTCTCGAACCCGCGCAGACAGGGCAATACATCGTGCGCGACGACAAGCTGCCCGGCTTCTTCGCCGTCGTCGGCAAGAAGGCGATCACCTTCACGGTTCAGGTGGACGTGAGAAAGGCCGACGGCAGACGCGGGACCCGCAAGCTGGCGCTAGGCCGGTATCCCGAGATGACCGCCGAGGAGGCGCGGAGACTGGCGGCGGCGGCCAAGGTCGATATTCTGCGGGCGGAACCCATGCGGAGCGGTCGCCCCAGTTATACACTGGGCTCCGGCTGGGCGGCGCTGCGCGAGCTCATGGTCGCCAAGGTCGAGGCGGGCGAGCGGTCGCCGTGGACGCTGGAGAACTACGACCGCGCTTTCGCTCACGTCCGGGATTGGGCGGACAAGCCGCTGGCTGAACTGTCGGATCGCTCCGATCTGGTTCAGGCTCGTTTTCGCGCGATCAGCCGTGGCGACACCATCGAGTCAAACCTCAAGGGGGGCAAAGGCACCGCCAACCTCGTGGCCGGGTTCATTGGTCGGGTGTACCGATATGTCCGCGATAGCGGCTTGCAGAAGGACCTCCCCGGATACATCCCGAGCCTCGCAGTAAAGGAGGAAGTCCACCGCCTGCCGCGCCGCAAGCGCGCCCTATCGGCGAAAGACCTGCCCGGGTGGTATGCCCAGTTGCGCGCATTACCGAATCCGGTGCGGCAGGAATTTCATCTGTTCAATCTGCTAACCGGATCGCGCCAAACCCAACTCAAAGAGTTGCGCTGGGAGGACGTAGATTTCGAAGCCGGTACGGTTCATTTCCCGAAGCCGAAAGGCGGAACCGAGCGCGCCTACACGATCCCAATGAGCGACGCGATGGCGGATTGCCTGCGCCGGGCGAAGGCGGCGGGCGAGATGCTCAACCCGCGTTCGGCGCACGAGTGGGTGTTTCCAAGCGACCCCAGCCGTTCAAACGGGCGCGCCGACGGCGGCGATCCATCGCCACACATGGTCGAGCATAAGGAAGAACGGGACAAGCTCTCGCACTGGGGGTCCGATCTGCGGCGCACCTACAAGACGTTGTCGAAGGAGGCAGGGATGCCCGAGTTCATCGCCGACCTCTTCCAGAACCACGCTCAAGGCGGGGTCTCGCGCGGCTACAACGTTCGCGAGGCGATGGGCGGAGATTTTCTCGCCGACATGCAGGAGAAAATGAGCGCCTTTTTGATGGAACGGTTAACAGATGCGCCGTTTATGCCCGGGGAGAGTCAACAAGAAAATTTCGTGAAAAACGTTGAGAAGTAA
- a CDS encoding ABC transporter permease produces MSLRRDWVMMALLVWSFTLSPVMEATGVANSVNNASIAFADEDNSPLSRALAAGFFLPEFQPVVQIEPGTGAADMDAGRFIFVVAVPPGFEKDVRAGHAPEIQVLIDATAMEQAGIGANYIMNILSTEITRYAIGKEITAPPPVEIILRSAFNPNRDTVRFAGIVALIGQIMWLTTILTGAAMIREREHGTIEHLLAMPLSAFDIAVAKIWANAAVVLVAAALSLTFVMQGSLGISIAGSKALFLLGTALFLFTATALGVFLATIARSMAQFALLVMLIILPMLMLSGGETPVEGQPEWLQIATLILPSRHYMAASQAIVFKGAGLETVWPEFLWLTGLGILLLATSLLRFRKSVIHDS; encoded by the coding sequence ATGAGCCTGCGGCGCGACTGGGTGATGATGGCGCTGCTGGTCTGGTCCTTCACCCTGTCGCCGGTGATGGAAGCGACGGGCGTTGCCAATTCGGTCAACAACGCCTCGATTGCCTTCGCGGACGAAGACAACTCGCCACTGTCCCGGGCGCTCGCTGCGGGATTTTTCCTGCCCGAGTTTCAACCGGTCGTTCAGATCGAGCCCGGCACAGGCGCCGCCGACATGGACGCCGGGCGGTTCATCTTCGTTGTCGCGGTTCCCCCCGGCTTTGAAAAAGACGTACGCGCCGGGCACGCGCCGGAAATCCAGGTGCTGATTGATGCCACCGCGATGGAACAGGCCGGGATCGGCGCCAACTACATCATGAACATCCTGAGCACCGAGATCACCCGATACGCGATCGGGAAAGAGATCACCGCCCCGCCACCTGTCGAAATCATCCTGCGCAGCGCGTTCAATCCCAACCGGGACACGGTGCGCTTTGCCGGGATCGTGGCGCTGATCGGCCAGATCATGTGGCTCACCACGATTCTCACAGGTGCCGCCATGATCCGGGAACGCGAGCATGGCACCATTGAGCACCTTCTGGCGATGCCGCTGTCTGCCTTCGACATTGCCGTGGCCAAGATCTGGGCCAACGCGGCGGTGGTGCTGGTTGCGGCGGCGCTTTCCCTGACCTTCGTGATGCAGGGGTCACTGGGGATCAGCATCGCGGGGTCCAAGGCGCTTTTCCTGCTGGGTACGGCGCTGTTTCTGTTCACCGCGACGGCACTTGGGGTGTTCCTCGCGACAATCGCCCGATCCATGGCGCAGTTCGCGCTTCTGGTCATGCTGATCATCCTGCCCATGCTGATGCTGTCCGGAGGCGAAACGCCCGTCGAGGGGCAGCCCGAGTGGCTGCAGATTGCCACTCTGATCCTGCCATCTCGTCACTACATGGCGGCCAGCCAGGCCATCGTGTTCAAAGGCGCCGGGCTCGAGACTGTCTGGCCGGAATTCCTGTGGCTGACCGGTCTTGGCATCCTTCTGCTGGCGACAAGCCTCCTGCGATTCCGAAAATCGGTCATTCACGACAGCTAA
- the rbbA gene encoding ribosome-associated ATPase/putative transporter RbbA, with product MTQAAASPLSIDGVTHRYRKQLALDAVSLDLPTGKLVGFIGPDGVGKSTLLSLITGAKRLQSGGINVLGGPIDNARHRRRICPSIAFMPQGLGRNLYAELTVRENIEFFSRLFGQGEAEREMRIAALLSATGLAPFEDRLMGKLSGGMKQKLGLCCALVHDPKLLVLDEPTTGVDPVSRRQFWALIDAIRKDRADLTVLVSTAYMEEAQSFDWIVAMDAGRVLFEGRPDELKGEAKDLETAYRRLQDHGAASPLPAAPPRVKLDGRPVITARGLTRRFGDFTAVDQVDFDIHKGEIFGFLGSNGCGKSTTMKMLTGLLPASDGHAYLFGRAVDARNRGMRRDIGYMSQAFSLYGELTVLQNLRLHARIFAIPDPARRIEELMDRFGLSTHKDKLAATLPLGIKQRLSLAVAVIHRPKVLILDEPTSGVDPAARDAFWALLLELSRGDGVTIFVSTHFMGEAERCDRVSFMHAGRVLAEGRPEELIEREQADSLEDAFISILETAEPPAPVKAPDVALDGMKSPNRGGFGRMLAYARREMVEVLRDGVRLAFAFLGSAILMLVFCFGITLDINELSFAVLDLSQDPESRAYIAEIEGSRYFKPTEPLTSAEEGRARLKSGEVSLVVELPPDFGRKLRAGERTEVLATVDGAIPFKGETVEGYVAGLHQTFLGVLAEESGVTPSGLARIEPRFRYNQSFESIAAMAPAMPAILLIMLPAVLMAVSVARERELGSVINFYVTPTTRFEFLIGKQLPYIVVAYANFLLLTGMTIFLFGVPLKGDPIPLAIGAFLYVWATTAYGLLIATMTSSQVAATFATAIASVVPTIQFSGLLQPVSTLEGGAQVIGSFWPSSYFLHLNVGAFTKGLGWEALAPDILALACFGPALTLIAALALRAQEK from the coding sequence ATGACCCAAGCTGCTGCGTCTCCGTTGAGCATTGATGGCGTCACCCATCGCTATCGCAAGCAGCTTGCCCTCGATGCGGTGTCACTCGATCTGCCCACCGGCAAGCTGGTTGGCTTCATCGGGCCAGATGGCGTGGGCAAGTCAACACTTCTAAGCCTGATCACGGGCGCCAAGAGGCTTCAATCCGGGGGCATCAATGTCTTGGGCGGGCCGATTGACAATGCCCGGCACCGGCGGCGCATCTGCCCGTCCATCGCCTTCATGCCGCAAGGGCTGGGCCGCAACCTGTATGCCGAGCTTACGGTGCGCGAAAACATCGAATTCTTCTCGCGTCTTTTTGGTCAGGGCGAGGCCGAACGCGAGATGCGCATCGCGGCACTCTTGTCGGCCACGGGCCTGGCACCGTTCGAAGATCGGCTGATGGGCAAGCTTTCAGGTGGCATGAAGCAAAAACTGGGCCTCTGCTGCGCGCTGGTGCATGACCCGAAACTTCTGGTGCTGGACGAACCCACGACCGGCGTCGATCCGGTATCGCGCCGACAGTTCTGGGCACTGATCGACGCGATCCGCAAGGACCGCGCGGATCTGACAGTCCTGGTGTCAACCGCGTATATGGAAGAAGCGCAGAGCTTTGACTGGATCGTGGCGATGGATGCGGGGCGGGTACTGTTCGAGGGCAGGCCCGACGAACTGAAGGGCGAGGCGAAGGATCTTGAAACAGCCTATCGCCGCCTTCAGGACCACGGTGCGGCATCCCCCCTGCCCGCAGCGCCACCAAGGGTTAAACTTGACGGACGCCCCGTCATCACCGCACGCGGGCTGACCCGGCGTTTTGGTGATTTCACCGCCGTCGATCAGGTGGATTTCGATATTCACAAGGGTGAAATCTTCGGCTTTCTTGGATCCAATGGTTGCGGCAAATCAACCACGATGAAGATGCTGACCGGCCTGCTGCCCGCCAGTGACGGCCACGCATATCTGTTTGGCCGCGCTGTTGATGCGCGCAATCGCGGGATGCGCCGCGATATCGGATATATGAGCCAGGCGTTTTCGCTATATGGAGAGCTGACCGTTCTGCAAAACCTGCGGCTGCACGCCCGCATTTTCGCGATACCTGACCCGGCGCGCCGCATTGAAGAACTGATGGACCGGTTCGGCCTGAGCACGCACAAGGACAAGCTTGCCGCCACCCTGCCCCTGGGTATCAAACAACGCCTGTCACTTGCGGTGGCGGTGATCCATCGCCCGAAGGTGCTGATCCTGGACGAGCCGACATCGGGTGTTGATCCGGCCGCGCGCGATGCCTTCTGGGCGCTTTTGCTGGAGCTGTCGCGCGGGGATGGCGTGACGATCTTCGTATCGACCCATTTCATGGGCGAGGCCGAGCGCTGCGATCGTGTCTCGTTCATGCATGCGGGCCGTGTTCTGGCCGAGGGGCGGCCCGAAGAGCTGATCGAGCGGGAACAGGCCGACAGCCTCGAAGACGCGTTTATCTCGATCCTCGAAACGGCCGAACCGCCCGCACCGGTCAAAGCCCCGGATGTTGCGCTGGACGGGATGAAATCACCCAACCGGGGCGGGTTTGGCCGTATGCTGGCCTATGCGCGCAGAGAGATGGTGGAGGTGCTGCGCGATGGCGTTCGGCTGGCCTTCGCGTTTCTGGGCTCGGCCATCCTGATGCTTGTCTTCTGCTTCGGGATCACGCTGGACATCAACGAGCTGAGCTTCGCGGTGCTCGACCTGTCGCAAGACCCCGAAAGCCGGGCCTATATCGCGGAAATCGAAGGGTCACGGTACTTCAAGCCGACAGAGCCTCTGACAAGCGCCGAAGAGGGCCGCGCGCGGCTGAAATCCGGTGAGGTATCGCTGGTCGTCGAACTGCCGCCGGATTTCGGGCGCAAACTGCGCGCCGGAGAGCGGACCGAGGTGCTAGCGACCGTTGATGGCGCAATCCCCTTCAAGGGAGAAACCGTCGAAGGCTACGTGGCCGGGCTGCACCAGACCTTCCTGGGCGTTCTGGCTGAGGAGAGCGGCGTCACGCCCTCTGGCTTGGCCCGGATCGAGCCGCGCTTTCGCTATAATCAAAGCTTTGAGAGCATCGCCGCGATGGCGCCCGCAATGCCCGCCATCCTGCTCATCATGCTGCCTGCCGTGCTCATGGCGGTCAGTGTGGCGCGCGAGCGCGAGCTTGGTTCGGTCATCAATTTCTACGTGACCCCGACAACGCGGTTCGAGTTTCTGATCGGCAAACAGCTTCCTTATATCGTCGTGGCCTATGCCAATTTCCTTCTGCTGACCGGTATGACGATCTTTCTCTTCGGCGTGCCGCTCAAGGGCGACCCCATTCCGCTTGCCATTGGGGCGTTTCTTTATGTCTGGGCCACCACGGCCTATGGGCTTCTCATTGCGACCATGACCTCCAGCCAGGTCGCCGCCACATTCGCCACCGCGATTGCATCGGTCGTGCCAACGATCCAGTTTTCGGGCCTGTTGCAACCGGTCTCGACCCTCGAAGGCGGGGCACAGGTGATCGGATCGTTCTGGCCGTCCTCTTACTTCCTGCACCTGAATGTGGGGGCCTTCACCAAGGGGCTGGGCTGGGAGGCTCTGGCGCCGGATATCCTTGCGCTGGCCTGTTTCGGGCCCGCCCTCACCCTCATCGCAGCGCTGGCGCTGCGCGCGCAGGAAAAGTAG